CCCAGGAAACAAAGCTCCCAACCTGCCATCGGGAAGGGAGGCCCCTCCGTAGCTCTCTCTCCAGAGTCCAGCCTGGGCTCACCAGGGTAGCAGAAGATCAAGACTTTCAAGTCAGATAGACTCGGGCTTCAATTCTGGCCTGTCACTGATTAGCTCTGGGGCCTCCACCAAGTCCCTTCCCCTTGCGGGACCTCAGTtgtcctatctgtaaaatgggagccaACGGAAGTTGCCCTGGAGACTGTAGAGGCACTCTCCAGGTGATGATGGGAGCTGCACCGGGCTGTGCACGTGTTAGCTGCGGCTTGCATTTGGATGGAGAGGGCTTTCCTGGGAGTGAAGCTGCACTTGAGCCATGCCAGGTGGATGGGAGGGCCCCAGGCTGGTGATGGGCACGGGGAGGGGAGAGGCTTGGACATGCACTGTACCTCAGAGTTCTTTCTCCTGCCCCTGATAGGTGTGCCTCTGACAATGTTGGGCATCTGGTCCCTGCTTCTCCTCTGGGGTCTGTTGACTCCGTGCCAGGGGCTGCTTGAGACTGTGGGCACGCTCGCTCGGATTGACAAGGGTGAACTTGGCAAAGGTGAGCCCGAGGTGGGCGGTCTATGAGGGGTCCAGCAAAAGATCCCTGGGTATGCTTAGAGCCTCTGCTTTAAGGAAGAGATAAGGACAGGTTGAGATTTTCAACAGCTTAGAGACCCTGAGCAGTTAAAGGTTTGCTTGCAGCCTCCCATGAGTGGTCAGTTCTCCTTCCTCTGAGTGGTGGGCTGGGCAATGCGGGCTGAGGCCTCAGGGATCAGGACAGGCGGGGTTGAGGTTGAGGGGAGGCTTGCTGGGCCACTGTCCCTACCCCACATTGCTCGTGGGGGGGGACTCTGCTGGGCATTTGGTGTTCTGGGGCCCAACTGCCCAGTGTGACAGTCTCAGAGATAGAGTAGGGTAGCTGTGAATGGGATATGCTTCCGGTGTCCACCCCAGCTTGTCCCATCCTCCACGAGGTGGTCCCTTCTGTCTTGCCCCTCTCACAGTCCTCACAGAGCCAGACCAGGGGCGTCCAGGAAGAGCAGGGCTTGCCTCCTCCATCTGGATCAAGCCCTGGTGGCTGCATGCCTCCCTTCTTTGCCTCTGCCCTCCCTTTCAGTGCTAGAGGGTGGCCCAGGGTCAGGAGTCCTGGTCATACTATTGGCCCCAAACCTGATTTGCTGTGTGATTTGGGCAAGtctctgcccctctctgggccctAGTTTCCCCATGTAAAATGAACCTTCCTCCTCCCCGCTTCTCTGCAGCCATCCAGAACTCACTGGTTGGGGGACCTGTTCTACAGAATGTGCTGGGGACGGTCACATCCGTGAACCAGGGCCTCCTAGGCTCCAAAGGGCTGCTCGGAGGAGGCGGTCTGCTAAGCTATGGAGGGATTTTTGGCGTTGTGGAGGGGGTCTCTGGGTGAGTCCCCACAGTGTGGCCTCTCAACTGCCCATTTCTGGTGTGTTCTACAGCAAGGCTGGTGTTTATTTGCTTCAAGTTACAGAGGGGAGACtgactctctttcctttgttGGCAGGCGGTGGGGTGATGTAGGGAATCCTGAAAAAGGAGTCTCCGAACCTGAGTCAGAACATAACAAGTCTGCTGTGTGTCAGGCAAGACAGGAAGGGCAGCAGGCCCCTGGGATGGAGGGTTCTCGCTCTTGGGTCAGTTCCAGTTACTCACTGCGCACCTCACTGGACAGGTTGCTTAGTGGCTCTGGGCTAATTCAGGTATCTGCATGGCTGCCTCCCTCATCTCCTTCAGGGGTCTGCTCCAAAGAGCCCTGCCCTAACCAGCCcctccttctccccttccctATCTTCAGGTTCTCCAGGGGCTGTGTCACTGCCCGGCCTATGTTTTAGTGGTTTGTATCTTGTCTCCCCTACTAGATTATAAACCCCAGGAGGGGTAGGACTTTTATCTGGCTTGTTCACTGCCATGTCTGCAGTATCATCAATAGTGCTTGACACATAATAGAATGCTCAGaaattttttttgaatgaatgaataaatgaaatcacCTAATTGCCCATAGTCATAACTTAATGACCACCTAGCCAGGGTTTACTGTGTCAAGCATTATAAATGAATTATCCCAGGGAATCCAGAAGTGGGACTGTTATCAACAGTTATTAAATCTTACATGCTTAACAGGTGACAAGATTGAGGCCCTGGGCAGCAAAGGGATCGGCCAACCTCATGCAGTAGGAAGTTGGGGGTGTCTGGATGTTTGATCACAGGCCATATACTGCCTGCCCCAGGCAGGTGGGAATCATTCCATGGCAGGTGGTGAATCAGGGGAAGGTCAAACAACAGACTCCCAGGGAAGCTGAAGACCAGGAGACAGGGTGTGGGCAGCAGGCCCCTGCACAGGAGGAAATGAGGCATTGGGAGCAGTAGGGGAATGGATGTTCACCTCCCAAAACACCAACGGATGTCTAGAAAGATTGCTGGTTTCTTGAGGATCACTATGTCTCACTCTGTGGTAGGTGTTGTCaatatccctattttatagatggggataCTAAGGCACAGagcagcaacttgcccaaggtcatacaatcAGTTAGTGATAGAGCTGGGACTTGAGTGGTCCAGCTTTTACTGCTCTAAGGGCAGCTAAACTGATCTGGGCAGAATTAACTGATCAGTGTCAAGCAGCTAAAGTAGTGCCTAGCatacagtaaatgctcaataaatattaacaaccATTAGTAGTGATAGATTCGGTCCCCATCCTACTGTTGAATTCTCCTGCTGGATGAGGATGGGGCCTCCGAAACGCACCAGATATTCTCCTTGCTTCAAAGAACCCCCAATATGAGGCCAAGCCCAACAGTGACCATTCTGTGAGGTCACGGCAATGATGAAGGCAGCCCAGGTATGGTGTGGTAGCTGCTCAGAGGAGCCTGAGTCAGAGAAGCAggggggagggcttcctggaggagaggaCGCCCTAGCTGAAATCAGCAGAGCCAGGAGGAATCAGCTAGCTGAAGGCAGATGCAGAGTGGAAGGAAAGTCAAGGGAAAGGTGTTCCAGATGGAGAAAACAGCTTGGGCAAAGGGCCAGAGGACGGAGTTGTTGGGGAGCTGTGTTACACGTGCACAAGCTtggaggttgggggtgggaggcaaTGATCCAGTTTAAAGACTGACCCATGGCTGAGGCCATGGGAATGGGGTGGGGAGAACACTTTACTTCACTGAGCCTTGAAAGAAGATGATGCtattacatttattgagcatatgcTGTGCCAACTTCAGTACCTACATTATGTCTCCTGTTTCTTTGCAACATCCCTATGAGGTGGGCAATAGTATTGCCCCACTTAACAGATGAAGATACTGAGATCCAGAGAAGTGACATAAATGGGCTTATAGTTTGTTTTATGGCTTAGAGTTGGGATGGGGAACAGAAGACAGGCTCTGGATGCTGCCTGGTCTGGGATGGTCCAGGCATAGGGGACAGAAACTGGAGGGCGTCTGGGAGTGAGCAACCCTGTCTTGACTCCCATCCCAGGCTAAAGATTGAGGAACTCACACTTCCAAAGGTGTCGCTGAAACTGCTGCCTGGTGTGGGGGTGCAACTGAGCCTGTACACCAAGGTGGGCCTGCACGGCTCCGGGTGAGTGTGCCCCTAGGAACATCTGCCCTACTGCTCCCCAGCCCACCGCACTGTCCACTGGGGGCCCCTACTCTGTTGTCCCCTCAGCCCTGACTCACTGCCCCCCCATTTCCTCCCACCCTACTTCTCCAAGGGACTCTCACCCTACTGTTTCCTTCCTAGACCTCACCCCACAACCCCTCCCCAGGGACCTCCAACCCACTGATCCCCAGAGACTCCATCTCACTCTCCCAGGAGACGCTATTGCCTGGGGCTCACTGGAAGGGGTAGGGGAAGAGggtgtggggaggcagggaggaggggaaaggaagGGGAGTAGGGGTGGGCCACTCTTAGGGCCACCCCACCCGCCCCTGGTCCAGGCCCACTCAGCTCTAGGGTGGGCGTGGCCCTGGCGGGTGGGGCCTGCAGTCTGGCCACGCCCCCAGCATCCCGTCCCGCAGCCCTCTGGGGGACCTCCTGCAGCTGGCTGCCGAGGTAAACGTGTCGTCGCGCGTGGCGCTGGGCGTGAGCTCGCGGGGCACGCCCATCCTCCTCCTCAAGAGCTGCAGCACGCTCCTGGGCCACATCAGCCTGCTCTCGGGGTGAGTGCACAGGCTCCAGCTGCCCCGGCGAGACCTGCGCGTGCTCATCACAGGTGCAAGCCCTGAGCATCCCTTGGGGCTGCGGGAGCGGCCCCCGCGGGCCGGGCGGGGCCTGAACTCATCCAGCCTCCCGCGGGTTCAGTCGGTAGACTGAGGCTCACCGAGAACAAGAACGGGGACTCTGGCCCAGCCCGCAGCTTGCACTCCTCAGTCCTGGACGGCTGCTGGCCACCCCTCCTTCCCAGTCCTGCTATCCCCTGTTCCAGATAGAGCAGGTCTCTGTGGGCCCACACTCTCTGGGCATCTCAGGCCCTGCTCTAGCACATCAGAGACCCAGCTCTGACTCTGACTTGCTATGTGACCCGAGAGGACCCCCTCCCAGTCTAGGCCCCAATGTCCGCAAATGTATAAGAAGGACCTAACTTCAGTGATTAAAAAGGCTCTGGAACCTTTATATCTGTCTCTTCCCCCAACTGCTCAGACTCAGTGGCTATCCCTTACACTTGTGTGGAATTCACTCATGGGACAACCGAGGCCCAAAGAGGGCAaaggacttgcccagggtcatacCAACAGACTGAGGCCTGGTGGAGATGGTCTGGTCTCTGGATGCATATCCATGGCTTTTCTCCATTGCCTTGCATCCACCCACCTGTGCCTCACACTTGTCCTCTTCCCTGTTAATTAATGTATTCCAGGCAGATCCCGCACTCCCACCCCATTTTTGATGGGTAGTCCTGAGTGGTGACGGGTAATCAGACAGCTCTCTGTTACCTCCCAGGACCAGGGTGAACTAGGGCTGCTCCTGTCTCTAGAAGGGCCTTAATAAGGATCCCAGGTGGGGTCTTGGGTTCCTTAAATTCCAGGGGCTCCATCTTGCTCCTTTGGCCTAGAGGGCGCCTTGGAGGGAGTGGAGCCCTGGATGGTGTTGGTGTCCGTGTTCTGTGATTGCCTCCCTGCTCTGTACCTCCCTAGTCTCCAAACGGACCTGAGCCCAGCTACATGCACTTCTCATCCTTAGGCCACCctctcatgcattcattcattcatttggcaaatattATCAAATACTTCCTCTAAGCCAGGTGCTGTTCTAGGCCCAAATATCTCAAATGTTGGAGGGGACAAAGGGAAAAGACATATATCGAGCACAGACCATATACCAGTCATGAACGCACTCCCATTTAATCTTGGCAGCAACAATTCTAGAAGGCAGGCACTGTACAGATGGGGAAAGTGAAATCATTCCCTGGCTCCAGTGGAGACACAGAGCCAAGGTTTAAACCCAGGTCCCCCAAGTCACAGCCAACCCCACCAAGAGAGGAGACAGGAGCTATCCATAGCCCCCCGTGCCAACCAAGCCTGCCCTGTCCCCTGGGTAGATGCTGCCCCCCCGGTGGTGGCCACACCCTCACGCTTCTCACTCTGCCCAGGCTGCTGCCCGCACCGATCTTTGGGGTCGTAGAACAGACACTCCTCAAGGTGCTACCGGGACTGGTGAGTGTGGGGACCACGGGCCAGGCGTGCCCCACCCCCTCAGCTGTACctctcctcccccagttttgagtAAACCTGGGCTCCAGTCAGGATTAGGCTGTTCCTGCCTTCCACGCCCACCGGGTAATCCCATCCTGGCACGCCTGCCGGTCTCCCTGGTGCTGCCTGTGAGTCTGGAGGTGGGCTGGCACAATCCATCCCCAGGCCTTCCAATCCTGAGTTTATAGCTCTAGGTGACCTGAGTCCCCTGCTCTCAAATCCCAGTTACTTACTTATCCATTCCTTTTCTTTACTGCCTGCATTACTTTTGATTATATCTTTCTTTAaagtcattttaaattaaaattgggTCATTCAGTGACTTTAAACTGAGCCCTGTGCTTGGCAATCATGTCCAGAAaatcacacatatatatgtgaataCGTTATAGGTTGAACACATGGACAAGGATGCTTGTTCATGGCCCACCAGTGGCTTCCACCAGGGGGCATGGACCACACTTGAGATAAGTTGGTCTGGCCAAAGCCCCCTCGCATGAGGCAGGGCTTGCTggggtcacatagctagtaatgGGTGGTGAAGAAACCTGTGGAGGTAGCAAGGGCGTGGGGGCCTGGGGTTGGCAAAACTGCCCTGGGCTTgaacaagccaagcagaaaagCTCAGGGAGGGGTGTCCTCTCAGCAGCAATACCCCAGCTGAGGTTTATCCCAGGTATGGTGAGTCCATTTAAAGCGAGGTCTCTAACTGGGCTCTTCAGGAAAATTGGCTGCAAAACAGGTTTTGCGTGACTCCaagaggttttaaaaataagcattaatTACTAGCATTAGTGATCGGAGATTTCTCTAACAATCcgatttctggcttctcttgtGCAATCAGCCAATCCGGCCGCTCGGCACCTCCTTCCTGCAGGTCACACCTGGCTGGCGCCAAGGGGGTGCTGCCCTTGCCCACCACAGTCCCTCTGGTCTCTCATTTCTGTGACACGCCTGACCCCGGAAACCCTGGAGTTTGGGCCCCACATTTGAGTGAAAAGACAGCTTCCTCCTGGCTCTCTGAGGatagctgtgaccttgggcaggttgccCTTCTTCTCTGGCTCCAGCTCTGGAAGGGGCCAGACTGGGTCACGTGTGAGGGTTCTGCTCTGGCAGGCTGTGGGACTCAGATTCCGTGGCCCCGGACTCGGGATTCTGGAAGCTGAATGAACCCCTTGCTCCTGTTCTCACAGCGCAGGGGCCCTGGACACGCAGTGTTACATTCTGACCCTCCCAGTGGAGAGGAGGCCCCTCCTCGGGGTCTGCATTCCAGGGCTCCTAGCGCCCCCCTGGCTGGCAGCAGGAGCCTGAGACCTCAGAGGGAGCAGCTGCCTTTGTCTTCTCAAGGGAGGGCCCTGTCCGCCCGACCTCTGACATGTGTCTCCCCCATTCCCGGAGCACCCTTCAAGGCTGACTGAGGAAGCCCATGTAACTGGCCCTCTGGGCCACCGCTCAGCCCTCTGACTCTTTGGGCTTCAGCCCCTTCCTTGCCCCTGTTTGTGCGCCCCTCTCACCATGCCCCCACAAAGCCTCGCCCTAGGTCTGTCTGCACATTCTGCCTTGCCCTGGTCCTTGGGGCTACATTGCCAATCATTTAAAGAAAATGCAGCAGTCGCCTGCACCAGGCTGGGGCCTGTTCTCATTTTCCTAACACCTGTCTCCTCGACCCAGCTGTGCCCCGTGGTGGAGAGTGTACTGGGCGTGGTGAACGAGCTCCTGGGGACTGTGCTGAGTAAGTTGGGGTCCAACCCCCTTCTCTTTGCCCCTCCTCCTACCCCTCCCTCCCATTACACCAATGAGCGGGGGTACCAGCGGAATTAGGAAGGGGCAGAATTCTAGGACCTTTCACTTCCTGCTCAGACAGACAAGGAAGCGCAATAGTGGAATTCTGGGCTGGGGCCCATTCAGCAGGGCTCAGAGCCGTGGAGCCATCCAGGCCTCCATCTGCTGGGGGCTCTGGGCCACTTACTGAGCTCCTGTGGTGTGTCTGGGCCTGCCAGAAACACAAGGCAGACAGACGTGATGACTGAGGCCAGAGCTTCACTACAGAACCCAAGGCCCCACAGCCACAGTGGCCCCCAGTCTCTCTGAACCTTATGGAGACACAGATGCCTCCTGTGTTCACAAAAGGgctttgaaaaatatgaaaaggcataagcaggaaaaggATAGAAAACTTGGGGCAGACGTGTCTCTATATGTGGTGCTGTGTGAGGCAGGAGAGCAATGGTTAATGGCACCAGGTCTGGAAAACAggaatcctggctttgccactctGAGGCTTGGGTAGGCTTGGGCTAATGACTTCctctgtctgagcctcagtttccttatctgtaaaatcgGGATGAGAGTAGGGCTCAAGTGAATACTTAGTAGAGTGCTTAGGAACTCCCTAATCGAAGTAGGGTCTGTTATCATTGGGGGCTGGGTTCACTGGtcgttctccctccttccttctccatgTAGGCCTAGTGCCCCTTGGGGCTCTGGGGTCTGTGGAATTCTCGCTGGCAACATTGCCTCTCATCTCTAATCAGTACATAGAGCTGGACATCAATGTGAGTGCCCGCTGAGGCCCTGCCCACACTGGGGATGGGATGGGGTGTTGGTAGAGGCTGGGTGAGGATAGTGGGTCAAAGCCAAGTGGATGAGCAGCCCTGACACTCCCATGCCCTTTCTCCTGTCCCTGCAGCCCATCGTGAAGAGC
This sequence is a window from Manis pentadactyla isolate mManPen7 chromosome 5, mManPen7.hap1, whole genome shotgun sequence. Protein-coding genes within it:
- the BPIFB3 gene encoding BPI fold-containing family B member 3, with the translated sequence MLGIWSLLLLWGLLTPCQGLLETVGTLARIDKGELGKAIQNSLVGGPVLQNVLGTVTSVNQGLLGSKGLLGGGGLLSYGGIFGVVEGVSGLKIEELTLPKVSLKLLPGVGVQLSLYTKVGLHGSGPLGDLLQLAAEVNVSSRVALGVSSRGTPILLLKSCSTLLGHISLLSGLLPAPIFGVVEQTLLKVLPGLLCPVVESVLGVVNELLGTVLSLVPLGALGSVEFSLATLPLISNQYIELDINPIVKSVAGDIIDFPKPPKPIKVPPKEDHTSQVTVPLYLFNTMFGLLQTNGALDIDITPEQVPSSVPLTTTDLAALVPEALGKLPPGQKLLLSLQVKGAPVVTLQSKKAIVSIPANIHVLSYLPKRTPEPLFELNGVMTLNAQLAPSATKLHLSLSLERLSVKLASSLVHTFDASRLEEWLSDVVRVAYVPKLNVDLEVGIPLPKVLNVNFANAVLEIIENAVVLTVPCCG